The nucleotide window CACATGTCGAGAAGGTTGGCCCGTTTGCCTTGATAACAGCCTGTTCGCCCAGCATCTTGCTATAAGCGTACCGGTTCATTTTCCTATAGTCGGCGGGGTAAGGCAGTGACTCATCGGCAAGACGCTGGCCATGCGTACCATCCATGATGACATCCATAGTGCTGGTATAGACAAGTCGGGGGATCCCGAGCTGGATGCACGTGTCAATTATCAGCTGCGTACCCACCACATTGGTCTCATCATATATCGTCAAGGGCAGTTCGGCATCCCAGACAGCCGCTGCTGCATGTATGACAGTATCCACACCCGCGCAGGCTTTTCTGACATCCGCAGCATCCCGGATATCACCCACGATTATCTCGGCGCGGTCATCTTTTGCAGGCTCGATATCTATGACGCGGACTGTTTTCCCCTGCTCCACGAGTTGGGAGACAATCGCGCGCCCCAGCATCCCTGCGCCTCCCGTAACGAGATATATTTTCTGTTGCCCCGAACGAGATACGTCTATTTCACTCACCATACACCCCCCAGTTTATTAGTTATAACGAGTGTTACCGAGAACCTTTAAAACGCCTGACCATATTCTCGCTTCTACCAAGTTATAATAAATTCGTTTCGGCAGACGAAAGTCGTTTGTCAGTAAAAACCAGTGACCTACCCTAAGTAATTGTACCACTTATACGGTGGGGTAATCGTCACAGGAAAAGCTTAATTTGATCTGCTAGCCAATTGGCTATTGGTGCCCCCAAAATTAATTGAATAATTCGTAATGTGTATTTAAACACTATGAAAGAAGATGTCCTATTTGAGAAGACTCGCTCCCTCGCTACATCTTCTCAGGGGCGCTCATACCCATTAGACTAAGGGTGCGAGCGAGAACGATCCGGGCAGCCGCCACCAGCTTGAGGCGCGCGTGGGAACAGGTCTTCAAGGCCATGCGGCCCTACTGGATAACCTGTCC belongs to Dehalococcoidia bacterium and includes:
- a CDS encoding NAD-dependent epimerase/dehydratase family protein, with the translated sequence MVSEIDVSRSGQQKIYLVTGGAGMLGRAIVSQLVEQGKTVRVIDIEPAKDDRAEIIVGDIRDAADVRKACAGVDTVIHAAAAVWDAELPLTIYDETNVVGTQLIIDTCIQLGIPRLVYTSTMDVIMDGTHGQRLADESLPYPADYRKMNRYAYSKMLGEQAVIKANGPTFSTCALRLVGMYGPGDKYHLPNVIKNAKSGINIRLGNGKAQFSHIFSGNAAYAHILATEHLAPNSPVAGQIYFITDHHTGNFFDFMNPFLEQLRISVPKRSIPYGLANVLAWFSEKFSPKSNFNRFSVYCLCLDHTFVHDRATRDFGYKPIFSAEEAFEITLEWLKTQKF
- a CDS encoding DALR anticodon-binding domain-containing protein, giving the protein MALKTCSHARLKLVAAARIVLARTLSLMGMSAPEKM